The following are from one region of the Paenibacillus sabinae T27 genome:
- a CDS encoding cytochrome ubiquinol oxidase subunit I, with protein sequence MDTLMLSRMQFASTTIFHFFFVPVTIGLSFIIAIMETMYVRSGNEEYKRMAKFWGKLFLVNFAIGVVTGILQEFQFGMNWSDYSRFVGDVFGAPLAIEALLAFFLESTFIGIWIFGWEKVSKKIHLLSIWFVAIGTTLSAFWILAANSFMQHPVGYTINNGRAEMNDFLSLITNGQVLVEFPHTVLGAFATGAFLIIGVSAIKLLRKQNVSFFQKSFKIAAIVGIISSIGVAFAGHWQAQYLVKTQPMKMAASEGLWGKSGDPAPWTVVANIDPEKMVSTHELKIPYALSFLSYSTFSGEVKGMKELQAEYEQKYGPGNYIPPVRTTFWSFRIMIAAGMAMIFITLWAVYLMWRKKLDQPNTGFLRICLSGLLLPPIANTAGWVMTEFGRQPWTVFGLMTTERSVSPNITAGQVLFSLITFNAIYGVLLIVLIYLFVKVIKKGPYAIDEDSHSTDPYNKKEGHHALT encoded by the coding sequence ATGGATACACTTATGCTGTCGCGCATGCAGTTTGCGTCGACAACGATTTTTCACTTTTTCTTTGTGCCGGTGACGATCGGATTGTCGTTCATCATCGCGATTATGGAGACGATGTACGTACGCAGCGGCAACGAAGAGTACAAGCGAATGGCTAAATTTTGGGGCAAGCTCTTCCTGGTTAACTTTGCGATCGGGGTTGTGACCGGAATTTTGCAGGAATTCCAGTTCGGCATGAACTGGTCGGATTACTCGCGCTTTGTCGGGGACGTATTCGGAGCTCCGCTTGCGATTGAAGCCTTACTCGCGTTTTTCCTTGAATCAACGTTTATTGGAATCTGGATTTTCGGCTGGGAGAAGGTTTCGAAGAAGATCCATCTGCTGTCTATCTGGTTTGTTGCGATTGGCACCACGCTGTCGGCTTTCTGGATTCTGGCGGCGAACTCCTTCATGCAGCATCCTGTAGGGTACACCATCAACAACGGCCGCGCGGAGATGAATGATTTTCTGTCGCTGATCACCAACGGTCAAGTGCTGGTTGAATTTCCGCATACCGTACTGGGCGCCTTTGCCACCGGAGCCTTTCTGATTATCGGTGTCAGCGCGATTAAGCTGCTCAGAAAGCAGAACGTTTCGTTCTTTCAAAAATCTTTTAAAATCGCCGCGATCGTCGGCATTATCAGTTCGATTGGCGTTGCCTTTGCCGGCCACTGGCAGGCGCAATATCTAGTCAAAACCCAGCCGATGAAGATGGCCGCTTCGGAAGGCCTGTGGGGCAAGAGCGGTGACCCGGCCCCTTGGACGGTAGTCGCCAATATCGACCCTGAGAAGATGGTAAGCACGCATGAGCTGAAGATTCCGTACGCGCTTAGCTTCCTCTCCTACAGTACATTCTCCGGTGAAGTCAAAGGGATGAAAGAACTGCAGGCTGAGTATGAGCAAAAATACGGTCCGGGCAATTACATACCGCCAGTACGTACGACCTTCTGGAGCTTCCGGATTATGATTGCCGCCGGTATGGCGATGATTTTTATAACACTATGGGCTGTATATCTGATGTGGCGCAAGAAGCTGGATCAGCCTAACACCGGGTTCCTGCGCATCTGCTTATCCGGACTGCTGCTGCCTCCGATCGCCAATACGGCGGGCTGGGTCATGACGGAATTCGGTCGTCAGCCTTGGACCGTTTTCGGACTGATGACCACCGAGCGGAGCGTCTCGCCCAATATTACGGCAGGACAAGTCTTGTTCTCGCTCATTACCTTTAACGCTATCTATGGGGTTCTGTTGATTGTGCTGATCTATCTGTTCGTCAAAGTAATCAAAAAAGGCCCGTACGCCATCGACGAAGATTCGCATTCGACCGACCCTTATAACAAAAAGGAGGGACACCATGCTCTCACTTAA
- the cydB gene encoding cytochrome d ubiquinol oxidase subunit II, with the protein MLSLNELWFVLIAVLFVGFFFLEGFDFGVGMQSQLLPKDERQRRVMINSIGPFWDANEVWLITGAGAMFAAFPEWYATLFSGFYVPFVFALFGLILRGVAFEYRGKAQSGGWRTTWDLSILIGSFLPPFLLAIVFASFIKGLPIDGDMQMHAAFFGDIVNVYTVLAGVAVVLLCNIHGLLFTALRTFGELQERARKRSRALLLPTGVVLLAFVIMTYFQTDIFKVRGALLWAIAVLGLVAFLLAGYFSKNKRDGWAFGMTGAVLGLSVIAVFVGLFPRVMVSSLGEAYNLTITNSASGHYSLKVMTIVALTMLPFVLGYQIWSYFIFHKRLSDKETLEY; encoded by the coding sequence ATGCTCTCACTTAATGAACTTTGGTTTGTGCTGATTGCGGTTCTCTTCGTCGGATTCTTCTTTCTGGAAGGCTTCGACTTCGGTGTGGGAATGCAGTCTCAGCTGCTCCCGAAGGACGAACGGCAGCGCCGGGTGATGATTAACTCCATCGGTCCTTTCTGGGACGCGAATGAGGTATGGCTCATTACCGGGGCGGGGGCGATGTTCGCCGCTTTCCCTGAATGGTACGCAACGCTGTTCAGCGGGTTTTATGTGCCGTTTGTCTTCGCTCTGTTCGGTCTGATTCTCCGCGGGGTGGCCTTTGAATACAGAGGCAAAGCGCAATCCGGGGGCTGGCGGACCACCTGGGATCTGTCGATCCTGATCGGCAGCTTCCTGCCGCCTTTCCTGCTGGCCATTGTGTTTGCAAGCTTCATCAAAGGTCTGCCGATTGACGGCGACATGCAGATGCACGCGGCCTTTTTCGGGGACATTGTGAATGTCTATACCGTGCTGGCGGGAGTTGCGGTCGTCCTGTTGTGCAACATCCACGGCCTGCTGTTCACGGCGCTTCGCACCTTCGGCGAGCTTCAGGAACGGGCGCGCAAACGGTCGCGAGCTCTGCTGCTGCCGACGGGTGTAGTGCTGCTGGCTTTTGTCATCATGACTTACTTCCAGACGGATATTTTCAAAGTGCGCGGGGCGCTGCTGTGGGCTATTGCGGTGCTGGGGCTGGTCGCTTTCCTGCTCGCGGGTTATTTCAGCAAGAACAAGCGCGACGGCTGGGCATTCGGCATGACGGGCGCGGTGCTGGGCCTTTCGGTTATCGCCGTATTCGTGGGCCTGTTCCCGCGGGTAATGGTCAGCTCGCTCGGCGAAGCTTACAACCTGACGATTACGAACTCCGCATCCGGTCATTATTCGCTTAAAGTAATGACGATCGTGGCGCTGACCATGCTGCCGTTCGTGCTGGGCTATCAGATCTGGAGCTATTTTATCTTCCATAAACGGCTTAGCGATAAGGAGACTCTCGAATATTAA
- a CDS encoding cold-shock protein yields the protein MNYRKKPLEEVPEENTAVWSCTNDDCNGWMRDNFTFEDAPACPLCHAPMEQGMRMLPQLINSSSDPKSLKKNISIS from the coding sequence ATGAACTACCGGAAGAAACCGCTGGAAGAAGTACCGGAAGAGAATACGGCCGTGTGGTCCTGCACGAATGATGACTGCAATGGGTGGATGAGAGATAATTTTACGTTTGAGGATGCGCCTGCCTGCCCGTTGTGCCATGCGCCGATGGAGCAGGGAATGCGAATGCTTCCGCAATTGATTAATTCAAGCAGCGATCCGAAATCGCTGAAAAAGAACATTTCCATTTCTTGA
- the yycI gene encoding two-component system regulatory protein YycI, with translation MDWGRAKNVLIYSFLLLNLLLCYQLWVDLREQVSANLDFTSLSDSTQQIMEQKDIRILCPIPAATPELPDLTYRYSAVEGGGAVKLDRPVDSKLIFSFTELSGELKSQIPDIGSYRFDPLESEVGRFVLHPLVDGKWPLFSVRLELIYDNQKIVAYRRPQIDLGEGGKGEAQKVLPASKALGSLIEKFFPQGAAVKEIELGYYGELFNSESQVAAPMWRFMLEDGKSYYVNGISADIISPKTSE, from the coding sequence ATGGACTGGGGAAGAGCGAAAAATGTGCTGATCTATTCATTTCTGCTGCTGAATTTGCTGCTGTGCTACCAGCTCTGGGTTGACCTGCGGGAGCAGGTCAGCGCCAATCTTGACTTCACCTCTCTCTCCGATTCGACCCAGCAGATCATGGAGCAGAAGGATATTCGCATTCTGTGCCCCATTCCGGCGGCTACGCCTGAGCTCCCCGACTTGACCTACCGTTATTCGGCCGTGGAAGGCGGCGGAGCCGTCAAGCTGGACAGGCCTGTCGACAGCAAGCTGATCTTCTCTTTCACCGAGCTGAGCGGAGAGCTGAAGTCTCAAATTCCGGACATCGGCAGCTACCGGTTCGATCCTTTGGAAAGCGAGGTCGGCAGGTTCGTGCTGCATCCGCTGGTCGACGGCAAATGGCCGCTGTTCAGCGTCAGACTGGAGCTTATCTACGACAATCAGAAAATCGTCGCCTACCGCCGGCCGCAAATCGATCTGGGGGAAGGCGGAAAGGGCGAAGCGCAGAAGGTGCTCCCGGCTTCTAAGGCGCTGGGGAGCCTGATCGAGAAGTTTTTCCCGCAGGGCGCGGCGGTGAAGGAAATTGAACTCGGCTATTACGGGGAATTGTTCAATTCCGAGAGCCAGGTGGCGGCTCCGATGTGGCGGTTCATGCTTGAGGACGGCAAATCGTATTACGTCAACGGCATCAGCGCCGATATTATCAGTCCCAAGACATCAGAGTGA
- a CDS encoding MBL fold metallo-hydrolase gives MGISFTVLSSGSTGNATIVRGGGTTLMIDAGLSARRVEELLTMRELRGEEIAGILVTHEHSDHIKGLGAVARKYGLPIYANSGTWSAMEKSIGNIEEHNRIILETGQFKDFGDLRVESFAISHDAAEPVGYNFYEGKDKLSVATDLGYVSDKVKAAISDADVLVLEANHDIEMLRMGRYPWNTKRRILGDMGHLSNDAAGAALSEILTGRTKRTYLAHLSRDHNMIDLARMSVRGAMEDRGCFYKDSEFRLCDTYYDQPTPWDTVSES, from the coding sequence ATGGGGATTTCATTTACGGTGCTGTCCAGCGGTTCGACCGGCAACGCCACCATTGTACGGGGAGGCGGGACGACGCTGATGATCGATGCCGGCCTGAGTGCGCGGCGGGTCGAGGAGCTGCTGACCATGCGCGAGTTAAGAGGAGAGGAGATTGCCGGGATTCTCGTCACGCATGAGCATTCCGATCATATCAAGGGCCTCGGCGCGGTTGCGCGCAAATATGGCCTGCCGATCTACGCCAACAGCGGCACATGGAGCGCAATGGAGAAATCGATCGGGAACATCGAAGAGCATAACCGCATCATTCTGGAGACGGGACAATTCAAGGATTTTGGAGACCTGCGGGTCGAATCATTTGCCATTTCCCACGACGCTGCCGAGCCGGTCGGCTATAACTTCTATGAAGGCAAGGACAAGCTCAGTGTGGCGACGGACCTCGGCTATGTCAGCGATAAGGTCAAGGCAGCGATTTCGGATGCCGATGTACTGGTGCTTGAGGCCAATCATGATATCGAGATGCTGCGGATGGGACGTTATCCGTGGAATACGAAACGGCGGATCCTCGGCGACATGGGCCATTTGTCCAATGATGCGGCGGGCGCGGCTCTGAGCGAGATTCTGACGGGACGCACCAAGCGGACCTACCTGGCCCATTTAAGCCGGGATCATAACATGATCGACCTTGCGCGAATGTCGGTTCGGGGGGCGATGGAAGACAGAGGGTGCTTTTACAAAGACAGCGAGTTCCGGCTCTGCGACACGTATTACGATCAGCCTACGCCATGGGATACGGTGAGCGAATCATAA
- a CDS encoding YycH family regulatory protein, translating into MKERIKSWVLALLVVSSLVESYYLIYRLPGSDSAVFSENLYVKTDNMGPEEKVENLLFPDKMIIHLGNNKHTLFYPSSTFYNLILNRLKGRSFESFQRRSVQDFDWAKIRSENPGIELSFGSGIPVALLQRVMQLSPDSLFSGESIDRIWIYSAKSDSKAHAVFFSTRGDIVYEAAKADLTVQDVQQHVDFGKSWTPYTTLTGDYYIPENNLSLVASEMPSGLYTVEQMQSSLFFDAGSTRYIREKDGSEIYTDSKRSLQVDQERNWMSYSDPTALPAGESTDAKDVLEAVDFVNQHGGWNGTYRLEAARENDQDRLVSFQQYYGSYPYGSYPVLDQPQLHYGIIHLQLQQGTVTAYERSLMYSKEDQSTKRIVDLPGGDALRKRLAEVGKSSPLRDLYPVYMPVVKGDKLELVPVWKVVYRDGSTLTLK; encoded by the coding sequence GTGAAGGAAAGAATCAAATCATGGGTTCTGGCGCTGCTCGTCGTGAGCAGCCTGGTGGAGAGTTATTATTTGATCTACCGTCTGCCGGGCAGCGATTCCGCGGTCTTCTCCGAGAATCTCTATGTCAAGACAGACAACATGGGGCCGGAGGAAAAAGTAGAAAATCTGCTGTTCCCCGACAAGATGATTATTCATCTCGGAAACAACAAGCATACGCTGTTCTACCCAAGCTCGACGTTCTATAACCTCATTCTGAACCGGCTGAAGGGGCGCAGCTTCGAAAGCTTTCAGCGCCGCTCCGTCCAGGATTTCGACTGGGCCAAAATCCGCAGCGAGAATCCCGGCATCGAGCTGTCGTTCGGTTCGGGCATTCCCGTAGCGCTGCTGCAGCGGGTGATGCAGCTCTCTCCGGATTCCCTGTTCTCGGGGGAAAGTATCGACCGGATCTGGATTTACAGCGCCAAGAGTGATTCGAAGGCGCATGCTGTTTTCTTCAGCACAAGGGGAGATATCGTGTATGAGGCGGCCAAAGCCGACCTTACCGTGCAGGACGTGCAGCAACATGTCGATTTCGGAAAGTCGTGGACGCCATACACCACGTTAACCGGCGATTATTACATTCCGGAGAACAACCTGTCCCTGGTAGCGTCGGAAATGCCTTCCGGGCTGTATACGGTAGAGCAGATGCAGAGCAGCTTGTTCTTCGATGCGGGCAGCACGCGCTACATCCGGGAAAAAGACGGCTCCGAAATCTATACGGACAGCAAGCGCAGCCTGCAGGTCGATCAGGAGCGGAACTGGATGAGCTACAGCGACCCTACGGCACTTCCGGCGGGCGAGAGCACCGATGCCAAGGATGTGCTGGAGGCCGTTGATTTTGTTAATCAGCACGGAGGTTGGAACGGTACTTACCGGCTGGAGGCGGCCAGGGAGAACGATCAGGACCGGCTCGTTTCGTTCCAGCAGTATTACGGTTCTTACCCCTACGGCTCTTACCCCGTTCTGGATCAGCCGCAGCTGCATTACGGAATCATCCATTTGCAGCTGCAGCAGGGAACGGTTACGGCCTATGAACGGTCCTTAATGTACAGCAAGGAAGATCAGAGTACCAAAAGAATTGTAGACCTCCCCGGCGGGGACGCCCTGCGAAAACGGCTGGCCGAGGTTGGCAAATCTTCGCCGCTCCGTGATTTGTACCCGGTCTATATGCCGGTGGTCAAAGGAGACAAGCTGGAGCTGGTTCCCGTCTGGAAGGTTGTGTACCGGGACGGCAGCACGCTTACGCTGAAATAA
- a CDS encoding S1C family serine protease → MGLFDDDFYSTKVSRRREQKVSKQRSVPRGWSARSRRLRLSTLQISALCSLFSAVVAVLLFSLVTGQLSHEQGAQPAFIQNVTPSSGDPYDRIIKAAAAVRPAVVSIINHKEESAKNTLDESALGSGVIYKKNDDKAFIITNNHVISGAGKLEIVTVDGETRKAELVGADKVSDLAVLSIDAAGINTIAKLGDSSKLQLGETVIAIGNPLGLGDTLTSGIVSYTNRTIPVSLNQDGVYDWEQEVIQTDAAINEGNSGGALVDLNGRVIGINTMKISDTGVEGLGFAIPANHVIKIAEELVLKGKIARSYLGVYSMDLNNPYVPLAEDQRKALKLPSSVKEGVVVLDVVGPAKEAGLKLNDVITKFNGQTIDSTLSLRKYLYNETRVGDPLAITFYRGGVEKEVTITLEEKPGE, encoded by the coding sequence TTGGGACTGTTTGACGATGATTTCTATTCCACGAAAGTTTCCAGACGGAGAGAACAAAAGGTCTCAAAGCAGCGGTCTGTTCCACGCGGCTGGTCGGCCCGAAGCAGACGGCTGAGACTGTCCACACTGCAAATTTCCGCGCTTTGCTCCTTGTTCAGCGCTGTCGTTGCGGTCCTGCTGTTCAGTCTGGTTACGGGCCAATTATCCCATGAACAAGGAGCCCAGCCCGCCTTCATTCAAAATGTCACGCCTAGCAGCGGAGATCCTTACGACCGGATTATCAAGGCGGCTGCTGCCGTCCGTCCGGCGGTGGTCAGCATCATTAATCATAAAGAAGAGAGTGCGAAGAATACGCTGGACGAATCGGCGCTTGGTTCGGGCGTTATTTATAAGAAAAACGACGATAAGGCGTTTATCATCACCAACAACCATGTCATCTCCGGAGCGGGCAAGCTTGAGATTGTTACCGTAGACGGCGAAACCCGCAAGGCAGAGCTTGTGGGGGCGGACAAGGTCAGCGATCTAGCCGTCCTTTCCATCGATGCGGCGGGGATCAACACCATCGCGAAGCTGGGAGATTCCTCGAAGCTTCAGCTTGGGGAAACGGTGATTGCGATCGGCAACCCGCTCGGTCTTGGCGATACGCTTACCTCGGGCATTGTGAGCTATACCAACCGCACGATTCCGGTATCGCTTAACCAGGACGGCGTCTATGATTGGGAGCAGGAAGTGATCCAGACCGATGCCGCCATCAATGAAGGCAACAGCGGCGGAGCGCTCGTCGACTTGAACGGCCGGGTAATCGGCATCAATACGATGAAGATTTCCGATACCGGCGTAGAAGGCCTCGGTTTCGCCATTCCGGCCAACCATGTCATCAAGATCGCGGAGGAACTGGTCCTGAAAGGGAAAATCGCCCGCTCTTACCTGGGGGTATACTCGATGGATCTGAACAACCCGTACGTTCCGCTTGCCGAAGATCAGCGCAAGGCGCTCAAGCTGCCGAGCAGCGTCAAGGAAGGCGTCGTCGTTCTCGATGTCGTCGGGCCGGCCAAGGAAGCGGGACTCAAGCTGAATGATGTTATTACGAAATTTAACGGCCAGACTATCGATTCCACGTTGAGCCTGCGTAAATATTTGTACAATGAGACCCGGGTGGGCGACCCGCTCGCAATCACCTTCTACCGGGGCGGGGTTGAGAAGGAAGTTACGATTACGCTTGAAGAGAAACCGGGAGAATAA
- a CDS encoding cold-shock protein, producing MQTGTVKWFNAEKGFGFIEVEGGNDVFVHFSAIVGEGFKSLDEGQRVEFNVVQGNRGPQAENVVKL from the coding sequence ATGCAAACAGGTACAGTTAAATGGTTCAACGCAGAGAAAGGCTTTGGCTTCATCGAAGTTGAAGGCGGAAACGACGTATTCGTACACTTCAGCGCAATCGTCGGCGAAGGCTTCAAATCGCTGGACGAAGGCCAACGCGTTGAATTCAACGTTGTTCAAGGCAACCGCGGACCGCAAGCTGAGAACGTTGTAAAACTGTAA